The Micropterus dolomieu isolate WLL.071019.BEF.003 ecotype Adirondacks linkage group LG22, ASM2129224v1, whole genome shotgun sequence genome contains a region encoding:
- the zgc:136858 gene encoding pseudouridine-metabolizing bifunctional protein C1861.05, translating into MRMLKRASAIILRRGITIYQSRVGRNDSLFRVHPSVSQALAENKPVVALESTIITHGMPYPHNLSTAKEVEAIVRAEGATPATVGVIEGEVHVGLSAEELDHLARCKSSLKVSRRDLPYVISNGLSGGTTVSATMIAAHQAGVPVFVTGGIGGVHRDGENSLDISADLTELGRTPIAVISAGVKSILDIGRTLEFLETQGVCVATYGAMKNFPAFFSPQSGFTSPYQICNPEEAAKLIASTLTLGLQSGVLLAVPIPEEHAAAGQQIEEAIQAAVTEASAKGITGKNVTPFILQKVNELTKGKSLQANIALIHNNAKVGSQIACALSKQMHERKLKGKTHHHEKHSSDSESDIVVIGGINVDFIAKGKTKALHFGQTNPGSVCQSFGGVGRNIADSLSRLGRRPLFISAIGTDSHSDAVLNYCKHMNTSGVARLEKQSTATYCAVITESGELSLGLGDMDIHQQITEQHVSQFEKQLSSAILVCLDGNIPVSTIDYVCSIATKHNISVWYEPTDSEKACKPFLSDAWKSLSYASPNLAELCTMNKTLGVPTPEVLPSSFDDILSVGVALARPLLEHLHCLVVTLGAEGVLVCGEHDAGSVNLQPRKKKRRRQLCALHYPAITVTAEETMNVSGAGDSLAGALMAGILQRRDTDSCVRMGLMAARLSLASSHPIAPTLTLASVDPIKVQSQFWPKPSFMWID; encoded by the exons ATGAGGATGCTGAAGAGAGCCTCTGCAATCATCCTGAGAAGAGGAATTACAATTTATCAGAGCAGAGTGGGCAGAAATG ATAGCCTTTTCAGGGTTCATCCATCTGTATCACAGGCGCTGGCAGAAAACAAACCAGTGGTCGCACTCGAGAGCACTATTATCACACATGGCATGCCCTATCCACACAACCTGAG CACAGCGAAGGAGGTGGAGGCCATTGTGAGAGCTGAAGGAGCCACTCCAGCCACTGTTGGAGTGATTGAGGGTGAAGTCCATGTTGGTCTGTCAGCAGAGGAGCTTGACCACCTCGCCCGTTGCAAGAGCTCCCTGAAGGTGTCCCGCCGTGATCTGCCATATGTCATCAGCAAC GGTCTCTCCGGGGGAACGACAGTGTCAGCCACTATGATAGCAGCACATCAAGCTGGCGTCCCTGTGTTTGTCACAGGAGGCATTGGAGGAGTTCATAGAGATGGAGAGAACA GTCTGGACATCAGTGCAGATCTGACGGAGCTCGGGAGGACTCCCATTGCAGTGATCTCTGCTGGCGTCAAGTCTATTCTGGACATTGGTCGCACCCTCGAGTTCCTT GAGACGCAAGGAGTCTGCGTAGCCACTTATGGAGCGATGAAGAACTTCCCAGCCTTCTTCTCTCCACAAAGTGGATTCACTTCTCCATACCAAATCTGTAACCCTGAGGAGGCTGCAAAACTCATTG CAAGCACTCTGACACTGGGTCTCCAAAGTGGTGTCCTGTTAGCAGTGCCCATACCAGAGGAGCACGCagcagccggccagcagatagAGGAAGCCATACAGGCTGCAGTAACAGAGGCAAG TGCTAAAGGTATAACAGGAAAAAATGTGACTCCGTTCATTCTTCAAAAGGTTAATGAGCTGACTAAAGGAAAGTCCCTTCAGGCCA ACATTGCTCTCATTCATAACAATGCTAAAGTTGGCAGTCAGATAGCTTGTGCGCTGTCAAAACAAATGCATGAGAGAAAGTTAAAGGGTAAGACTCATCATCATGAAAAACACTCATCAGACTCAGAATCAGACATT GTTGTCATAGGGGGaataaatgttgattttattgctaaaggaaaaacaaaagcactTCAT TTCGGACAGACCAACCCAGGAAGTGTCTGTCAGTCATTTGGTGGTGTAGGCCGGAACATTGCTG ACTCTCTGAGTCGATTAGGCCGTAGACCCCTGTTCATCTCAGCTATTGGAACTGATTCACACAGTGATGCAGTGTTAAACTATTGTAAACATATG AACACAAGTGGTGTGGCCCGACTAGAAAAGCAAAGCACAGCTACTTACTGTGCCGTTATCACTGAGAGTGGAGAACTGAGTCTTGGATTGGGAGACATGGACATCCATCAGCAAATCACAGAGCAGCAT GTGTCACAGTTTGAGAAGCAGCTTTCATCAGCCATTCTTGTGTGTCTCGATGGAAACATACCTGTCTCCACCATCGACTACGTTTGTTCCATAGCCACTAAACACAACATCAGTG TTTGGTATGAGCCAACAGATTCAGAAAAGGCTTGTAAGCCTTTCCTTTCAGATGCCTGGAAGTCTCTGTCCTATGCATCCCCAAACCTGGCAGAGTTGTGCACCATGAACAAAACACTGGGTGTTCCAACACCTGAAG TGCTGCCAAGCTCTTTTGACGACATACTGAGTGTTGGTGTAGCTCTCGCACGCCCCCTTCTGGAGCATCTTCATTGTCTGGTGGTGACTCTGGGGGCTGAAGGGGTGTTGGTGTGTGGAGAGCATGATGCAGGCTCGGTCAACCTGCAGCcaagaaaaaagaagagg AGGAGGCAGCTTTGTGCTCTCCATTACCCAGCAATTACTGTGACAGCAGAAGAGACAATGAATGTGTCAGGAGCAGGAGATAG TCTTGCAGGTGCCTTAATGGCTGGGATTCTTCAGCGGCGAGACACAGACAGCTGTGTTCGGATGGGGCTCATGGCTGCACGGCTGTCCCTGGCGTCATCGCACCCCATCGCCCCTACGCTCACCTTAGCCTCTGTGGATCCCATCAAAGTCCAGAGTCAGTTCTGGCCCAAACCCAGCTTCATGTGGAtagattaa